A genomic region of Pseudopipra pipra isolate bDixPip1 chromosome W, bDixPip1.hap1, whole genome shotgun sequence contains the following coding sequences:
- the LOC135406320 gene encoding PHD finger protein 7-like — protein sequence MGLLCSFQSCCICGQSGATIACCQTDCDLSFHLPCVTQFMPPYRAFCPAHSPQQAVEATPEPGTQCLICLEPVEDRKTFNTLVCPACMTAWFHRDCSQVGVVLSPRGAQQGLSSTRGSLWLLVFLLQGQALRSGFLSLQCPICRNRHTFLRDMVTMGIRIPFRPPSWEGINVFTELGERHRHCDARECLFPGGRQEAEEEGPWELLWCSSCAAEGTHRPCSGLRASITSWEWDGCAGLGTGKRQTSLVILDLAAGAL from the exons atggggctgctctgctctttccagagctgctgcatctgtggCCAGAGTGGGGCCACCATCGCCTGCTGTCAAACAGACTGTGACCTGAGCTTCCACCTGCCCTGTGTCACCCAGTTCATGCCACCGTACAG ggCCTTCTGCCCCGCACACAGCCCACAGCAGGCAGTGGAGGCGACTCCAGAGCCGGGCACCCAATGCCTCATCTGCTTGGAGCCTGTGGAGGACAGAAAGACCTTCAACACCCTGGTGTGCCCGGCCTGCATGACCGCCTGGTTccacagggactgcagccaAGTAGGAGTGGTTCTGTCGCCCcggggggcacagcaggggctcagcagcaccaggggtTCACTCTGGCTGCTTGTGTttctcctgcagggacaggctctgCGCTCTGGATTTTTATCCCTCCAGTGCCCCATCTGCAGAAACAGGCACACTTTTCTCAGGGATATGGTCACCATGGGGATCCGAATCCCCTTCAG gCCACCATCATGGGAGGGCATTAATGTATTCACTGAGCtaggagagagacacaggcactgtgatgcccgtgagtgcctttttccaggaggcaggcaggaggcagaggaggaggg GCCCTGGGAATTGCTCtggtgctcctcctgtgctgctgagggcacCCACAGACCCTGCTCTGGCCTGAGGGCCAGCATAAccagctgggaatgggatggctgtgctggtctgggcacagGTAAGAGGCAAACATCCCTGGTGATCCTGGACCTGGCAGCGGGTGCcctg